The following are encoded together in the Lathyrus oleraceus cultivar Zhongwan6 chromosome 3, CAAS_Psat_ZW6_1.0, whole genome shotgun sequence genome:
- the LOC127131644 gene encoding uncharacterized protein LOC127131644 codes for MYYLDDLRKQGVEFSDFNLDWLPECSPNFMKRPRGPSEKAKQAKKAKLGESSGSRPLVPLTRSFGKFVSLPPSVQVKPIASSIPQPTPIYINSETPPSTTRPSSQPSQKFNLATTSLPISEAEMLNETTSPSSSSSPESPPYYTLSSDTETSDPHSPTLAQLQTCVMASQQPTQSIPEPEVTSSPTEDPNTTTSDPPPSEPIHAET; via the coding sequence ATGTATTACTTAGATGATCTGCGAAAACAAGGAGTAGAGTTCTCAGACTTCAACTTAGACTGGCTGCCAGAATGTTCTCCAAACTTCATGAAGCGACCACGAGGACCATCTGAGAAGGCGAAGCAGGCAAAGAAAGCAAAGCTCGGAGAATCCTCTGGATCAAGACCTCTAGTACCTCTGACTAGATCTTTTGGTAAGTTTGTCTCTCTCCCTCCTTCTGTACAAGTTAAACCCATTGCTTCCTCTATCCCTCAACCAACACCCATATACATTAACTCAGAAACTCCTCCTTCAACCACCAGACCATCTAGCCAACCCTCTCAAAAATTTAACCTGGCCACCACCTCTCTACCCATTTCGGAAGCAGAAATGCTAAACGAAACAACTTcaccttcctcatcttcttcCCCAGAATCACCACCCTACTACACACTCTCTTCAGACACTGAAACATCTGACCCTCACTCCCCAACTCTGGCTCAGCTCCAAACATGTGTTATGGCCTCTCAACAGCCAACACAATCCATTCCTGAACCAGAAGTCACTTCGTCACCCACAGAAGACCCAAACACAACCACATCTGACCCTCCACCATCCGAACCAATTCACGCTGAAACATAA